Proteins encoded by one window of Ovis canadensis isolate MfBH-ARS-UI-01 breed Bighorn chromosome 14, ARS-UI_OviCan_v2, whole genome shotgun sequence:
- the LOC138419269 gene encoding cationic amino acid transporter 3-like, which produces MLRQFVRQFGQKLMCKRLLEPIDESERPVAHLNLLNLVIVGVGRMLIAGVYILAGAVAKYIAGPATIISFLVAAMFSMLSGLCYAEFGAWVPRFGSAYLYSYVTMGQLYVFVIGWNSILPLVTGTAVLARVSSYVFDSLIGNHISQALQETFSLHLPYSLATYADFFALGLVLLMTGLLLLGVRESILVTKISIGINILVLIFIIITGFIKGDLHNWRLTEQDYNLNISGTRDIYGLGGLGPLGSGGFAPFGFEGILQGTATCFYYFFGVDVLATKGGEAINPHRSIPWSIVITIFICFLAYSGVSVALTLMVPYYQIQPHNPLPQAILHSLWLPARYFVIIGTLCALISRLHSAVSRMPPLSYTMAEDGLLFRVLTQTHVRTGIRVVAMMSAANLTGLMALLFKYTDLVDLVSVGTLFVYSLVAFSVLVLRYQPDQNLNKNENTQGEIEMPGLDGHLLDSEPEARNSNILKSLWFPISTIPTRKSGQIVYGCASLLVLLMIILSVILVQWSSQEFSGDSGYTPGAVLLLLLIIGVMVIIWRQPQNPIPLYFKVPALPVLPLVSIFMNLYLMMQITSGTWIIFGIWNVIGFLIYFGYGIRHSLENNEP; this is translated from the exons ATGTTGCGTCAGTTTGTTCGCCAGTTTGGTCAGAAGCTCATGTGCAAGCGGCTGCTGGAGCCCATAGATGAGTCTGAGAGACCTGTGGCTCATCTGAACCTCCTAAACCTGGTGATCGTGGGTGTGGGCAGGATGTTGATAGCTGGCGTGTACATTCTGGCTGGTGCAGTGGCAAAGTACATAGCTGGACCAGCAACCATCATCTCGTTCTTGGTGGCTGCCATGTTTTCTATGTTATCTGGACTCTGCTATGCTGAATTTGGGGCCTGGGTACCACGCTTTGGTTCTGCGTATCTCTACAGCTATGTCACGATGGGTCAACTCTATGTCTTTGTCATTGGCTGGAACTCCATACTTCCCTTAGTTACGG GTACTGCTGTCTTGGCCAGGGTCTCAAGTTACGTCTTTGACAGCCTGATTGGGAATCACATCTCTCAGGCATTACAGGAAACTTTCTCTCTGCACCTGCCTTACTCCCTGGCCACATATGCAGACTTTTTTGCCCTGGGCCTGGTACTGCTGATGACAG GACTACTGCTTCTGGGAGTTCGTGAGTCAATCCTGGTTACCAAAATATCCATAGGAATAAACATTTTGGTTCTCATTTTCATTATCATCACTGGCTTCATTAAGGGAGATCTGCATAACTGGAGGCTCACAGAACAGGACTACAACCTAAACATATCCGGAACCAGAGACATCTACGGCTTAGGAGG CTTGGGCCCTCTGGGTTCTGGAGGGTTTGCACCTTTCGGCTTtgaagggattctccagggaacagCTACATGTTTCTACTATTTTTTTGGTGTTGATGTTCTTGCCACTAAAG gGGGAGAAGCTATAAATCCTCATCGTTCCATCCCCTGGAGCATCGTGATCACGATCTTCATCTGCTTTTTGGCTTATTCTGGTGTCTCAGTGGCACTCACCCTCATGGTGCCCTACTACCAGATTCAGCCTCACAACCCTTTGCCACAAGCCATTCTCCATAGTTTGTGGCTCCCCGCCAGATACTTCGTGATTATTGGCACCCTCTGTGCTCTTATATCCAG ACTCCATAGCGCCGTGTCCAGAATGCCTCCTTTGAGCTACACGATGGCAGAGGACGGGCTCCTTTTCCGGGTActtacccagacccatgtccgCACAGGCATCCGTGTCGTGGCCATGATGTCTGCTGCAAATCTTAcag GGCTCATGGCGTTACTCTTCAAGTACACAGATCTTGTGGATCTTGTGTCGGTCGGGACTCTGTTCGTTTACTCCCTGGTGGCATTTTCTGTTCTTGTCCTCAG GTACCAGCCAGATCAGAATTTAAACAAGAATGAGAACACACAGGGGGAAATTGAGATGCCTGGCCTTGATGGACATCTGCTGGACTCTGAACCTGAAGCAAGAAACTCAAACATACTAAAGAGTCTGTGGTTCCCTATCAGCACCATCCCCACTAGGAAATCTGGCCAGATTGTCTATGGATGTGCCTCACTACTCG TTCTCCTGATGATAATCTTGAGCGTGATCCTGGTCCAGTGGTccagtcaggagttctctggagACTCCGGGTACACACCAggggctgtgctgctgctgctgctcatcaTTGGGGTCATGGTCATCATCTGGAGGCAGCCCCAGAACCCCAttcctctttattttaag GTCCCTGCTCTGCCTGTCCTCCCACTGGTCAGCATCTTCATGAACCTTTACTTGATGATGCAGATAACTTCTGGGACCTGGATCATATTTGGCATCTGGAATGTGATTG GATTTCTCATATACTTTGGATACGGGATCCGACACAGCTTAGAGAACAATGAGCCATAA
- the LOC138419492 gene encoding cationic amino acid transporter 3-like, which yields MLLQFVRQFGQKLIRKQPLKPIDESKRPVALLNIQNLVILGVGRMLRGAMYLVAGTVAKYIAGPATIISFLVAALFSMFSGFCYAEFAAWVPHPGSAYLYSYVTMGQLYAFIIGWNSILPLVIGAASLARASSYIFDSLIGNQISQALQETFSLHLLYSLATYADFFALGLVLLMTGLLVLGARESILVTKISIGTNLLVLIFIIITGFVKGDLHNWRLTEQDYKLNTSGSSDIYGSGSLGLMGSGGFAPFGFEGILQGAATCFYYFFGIDAVATKGVEAINPHRSIPWSIVITIFICFLAYSGVSAALTLMVPYHQIQPHDPLPQAILHSLWLPARYFVAVGTLCALISRLYSSMFRMPALIYAMAEDGLLFRVLTRTRVRTDTRVMAIMSAGNLTGLMALLFTFTNLVDLVTVGTLLVYSLVAFSILVLRYQPDQNLSKNKNTEEEIEVSVPDEHQLDSEPEARNSNILKSLWFPISTIPTRKSGQVVYGCASLLILLMIILSVILVQWSSQGFSGDSGYTPGAVLLLLFIIGVTVIIWRQPQSPRSHLYFKVPALPVLPLVSIFVNLYLMMQITSQTWAIFGIWNVIGFLIYFGYGIRHSLENNERQQPASTSQTLDKNTPNPESS from the exons ATGTTGCTTCAGTTCGTTCGCCAGTTTGGTCAGAAGCTCATCCGCAAGCAGCCGCTGAAACCCATAGATGAGTCTAAGAGACCTGTGGCTCTTCTGAACATCCAAAACCTGGTGATCTTGGGTGTGGGCAGGATGCTGAGAGGTGCCATGTACCTTGTGGCTGGTACAGTGGCCAAGTACATAGCTGGACCAGCAACCATCATCTCGTTCTTGGTAGCTGCCCTGTTTTCTATGTTTTCTGGATTCTGCTATGCTGAATTTGCGGCCTGGGTACCACACCCTGGTTCTGCGTACCTCTACAGCTATGTCACGATGGGTCAGCTCTATGCCTTCATCATTGGCTGGAACTCCATACTTCCCTTAGTCATTGGTG CTGCCAGCTTGGCCAGGGCTTCGAGTTACATCTTTGACAGCCTGATTGGGAATCAAATCTCTCAGGCATTACAGGAAACTTTCTCTCTGCACCTGCTTTATTCCCTGGCCACATATGCAGACTTTTTTGCCCTGGGCCTGGTACTGCTGATGACAG GACTACTGGTTCTGGGAGCTCGTGAATCAATCCTGGTTACCAAAATATCCATAGGAACCAACCTTTTGGTTCTCATCTTCATTATCATCACTGGCTTCGTTAAGGGAGATCTGCATAACTGGAGGCTCACAGAACAGGACTACAAACTGAACACATCTGGATCCAGTGACATCTACGGCTCAGGAAG CTTGGGTCTTATGGGTTCTGGAGGATTTGCACCTTTCGGCTTtgaagggattctccagggagcAGCTACATGTTTCTACTATTTTTTTGGTATTGATGCTGTTGCCACTAAAG gGGTAGAAGCTATAAATCCTCATCGTTCCATCCCCTGGAGCATCGTAATCAcgattttcatctgttttttggCTTATTCTGGTGTCTCAGCGGCACTCACCCTCATGGTGCCCTACCACCAGATTCAGCCTCACGACCCTTTGCCACAAGCCATTCTCCATAGTTTGTGGCTCCCCGCCAGATACTTCGTGGCTGTCGGCACCCTCTGTGCTCTTATATCCAG ACTCTATAGTTCCATGTTCAGAATGCCTGCTTTGATCTACGCAATGGCAGAGGACGGGCTCCTTTTCCGGGTGCTTACTCGGACCCGTGTCCGCACAGACACCCGTGTCATGGCCATCATGTCTGCTGGAAATCttacag GGCTCATGGCGTTACTCTTCACGTTCACAAATCTTGTGGATCTCGTCACCGTCGGCACCCTGCTCGTTTACTCCCTGGTAGCTTTTTCTATTCTTGTCCTCAG GTACCAGCCAGATCAGAATTTAAGCAAGAATAAGAatacagaggaggaaattgaggTGTCTGTCCCTGATGAACATCAGTTGGACTCTGAACCTGAAGCAAGAAACTCAAACATTCTAAAGAGTCTGTGGTTCCCTATCAGCACCATCCCCACTAGGAAATCTGGCCAGGTTGTCTATGGATGTGCCTCACTACTCA TTCTCCTGATGATAATCTTGAGCGTGATCCTGGTCCAGTGGTCCAGTCAGGGGTTCTCTGGAGACTCCGGGTACACACCAggggctgtgctgctgctgctgttcatcATTGGGGTCACGGTCATCATCTGGAGGCAGCCACAGAGCCCTCGGTCTCACCTTTATTTTAAG GTCCCTGCTCTGCCTGTCCTCCCACTGGTGAGCATCTTCGTGAACCTTTACTTGATGATGCAGATAACTTCTCAGACCTGGGCCATATTTGGCATCTGGAATGTGATTG GATTTCTCATATACTTTGGATATGGGATCCGACACAGCTTGGAGAACAATGAGCGACAACAACCAGCTTCCACTTCCCAGACTCTTGACAAAAACACCCCTAATCCTGAGTCATCTTAA